Below is a window of Oncorhynchus clarkii lewisi isolate Uvic-CL-2024 chromosome 19, UVic_Ocla_1.0, whole genome shotgun sequence DNA.
ttccctgtccctgctgaagaaaagcaggcccaaaccatgatgctgccaccaccatgtttgacagtggggatggtgtgttcagctgtgttgctttaaaaacataacgttttgcattgttgccaaaaagttcaattttggtttcatctgaccagagcaccttcttccacatgtttggtgtgtctcccaggtggcttgtggcaaactttaaacgacactttttatggatatctttaagaaatggctttcttcttgccactcttccataaaggccagttttgtgcaatatactgaaatactgattgttgtcctatggacagagtctcccacctcagctgtagatctctgcagttcatccagagtgatcatgggcctattggctgcatctctgatcagtcttctccttgtatgagctgaaagtttagagggacggccaggtcttggtagatttgcagtggtctgatactccttccatttcaatattatcgcttgcacagtgctccttgggatgtttaaagcttgggaaatctttttgtatccaaatccggctttaaacgtcttcacaacagtatctcggacctgcctggtgtgttccttgttcttcatgatgctctctgcgcttttaacggacctctgagactatcacagtgcaggtgcatttatacagagacttgattacacacaggtggattgtatttatcatcattagtcatttaggtcaacattggatcattcagagatcctcactgaacttctggagagagtttgctgcactgaaagtaaaggggctgaataattttgcacgcccaatttttcagtttttgatttgttaaaaaagtttgaaatatccaataaatgtcgttccacttcatgaatgtgtcccacttgttgttgattcttcacaaaaaaaatacagttttatatctttgtttgaagcctgaaatgtggcaaaaggtcgcaaagttcaagggggccgaatactttcgcaaggcattgtaTATGTAGTAAATCACACATTTGCCTCGGTCTTATTCTGGCAGTCTGGAATATTTAAGCAAGCACCTTGGCCATATGAATGACTGCTTAGTCACTTATCACTAACCATCCATGAGTGTGAAAAGCGAGCTCTGGCTTTCACATCCTCTTATCGCTCGTTTCAGGATATGGATTTATCTAGAAACATCCACGGCAATGTTAAAGTATCAGCACCTAATCTGCTGGCAGCCAAATAATAAATGGCTCTATAGAATGAATTGGTCATGGGATTTCTTCCCATCTGGACAGTAATCATGACGCAAAGGAAAACCAGAGACAATGAGTCAACCCATCCCTTAATAAGACGATGCTGACTTAATTGATGCCTTCAATTGACCGATAATATGCAAAtgaatatatggataacaggAAAAGCCTACATTTCCCTCAGTTGTTTCACAGATTTTTACATTTATCATTcaagataatgtgtgtgtgtaaaagatcAGAATCAGATCTGGCATATTTGTCTGGTTTATTTTCTTAATTcaaaattaaacattttaaatgttttttttttttacaatatattttataataaAAATGTCAAGGGAAAGCTGTGCAGATCAGACAAGAATAATACCAAACAAGTAACTTCTTGATAATGAAATTCAGTGCAATGTGGCTCCAATGTAACTGGTATTACCTGattaaaacaaacaacaaaatgcTACACGAGCCTCTTCTGACTAACATGGTCTAAGGTATGCCACCTCTCCAGCAGGATGAATACATGATActtttacttaaaaaaatatacatttttttttttttttttaaacacaggcACACCAAATCCACACATATATATGCAATACAATATATACATCATAAAAGTAAGCACTCAGAATTAGGATAAATAACGTTGCCATGTTTGCTGATTGACTGGCCTAAGGGATTTGCCAACACTAGTCCCTACAAAAGCCTCCATTTCTCTAAATGATTTACACTAATTTACTTTTGTTTTTCTCAACCCACTCCTCATGACACTTGGTGACAAGATCAGGTGAGCTGTCCTCTTCGTTCAGCTAGCAGCACGGCCGTGGCAGTCAACCATCTCATACACACTCAACCATACCACCCCAAAGAACGTGGTGGTATATGGCTCTTATGAGCCCAGGGCGTTGATGCCTCCCATCCTCTGTTTGAGAGTGTGCAGCAGATGTTTAGGCAGGCAGTCCCAGGACCCAGATAGCAACTCTCTGTGCTGCAGCGCTGCTTCCATACAGAACCTAAAACAAAATCAGGCGATATTTAACTTCCCAGTTCGCATGGGAAGGTAAGTTTTAGGTTGACCACAAGATGTATTGTATCAAGAGTTGACGTGTTCATTAGGCAGGAGGAAACTGACTGAAACAGAGACCTGGACtttgggttgtgttcattaatgCATGCAGTGAAAAACAGTATTTCGGTGTATGGGCCATATTGTCTGGGTTCTGTTTCTACTCACCGAACAAGTGACTTGGGTTGAACTGTGAAAACCAGCAACTCTTTGCTGTGAGCCTGTTGAAAAGGAAATGGAAGAACATATTCAGACTATACTTGTAGTAAAACTGGTTATCAATCTTTTTTTTTGTTCTAATTTCAAGTGACACCAAGAAAGGTCTAGTAGTTTATGACTGAGTGTTGTTCTAACCGTCCTCACCGCTCGCTGATGGGACAGCAGGTTGTTGGCACAGCCACCGAACACAAACACCTCCCCGCCAGGACCGGAACAGGCCGTGTGCCagagcctgacacacacacacacacacaaaatcaacgTAAAATCACCACTGACTCATAAGACAAACAATGTACACAGTGAGACAAGCAGCTTCTTTTCCTAACCACTTATTTGGTGATATTGTCATGAAGATAGTTTTTAATAGACTCGTTGATCTCTATGGAGATATTACCTGGGGCTCTCTGTGTGATTGTGCTTGAACTGCTGCCACTCGTTCTTGCTGACACAGTACAGCCAAGCATCACCTGTATACATGACAAATAGATAGAGGAATTCATTGTGGTCGAGCCATGGACTCCTAAGGAAAATGACATATTCTTCACTCACTGAGCGTCTCTCGGGAAGTTGTGAAGCCTCCGAACAGGAATATGTGGTCAGGTGACACAGGAGTTAAGGAGTGCCATGAGCGTCCCACAGGACCCTGCTGAGGAACACTCCTGCAGAAGGCcaaggagaggtggagatgggagcgggagaggtagaggtggagatgggagaggtagaggtggagatgggaccgggagaggtagaggtggagatgggaccgggagaggtagaggtggagatgggaccgggagaggtagaggtggagatgggaccgggagaggtagaggtggagatgggaccgggagaggtggaggtgggaccgggagaggtagaggtggagatgggaccgggagaggtggaggtggagatgggaccgggagagatggaggtggagatgggaccgggagagatggaggggagatgggaccgggagaggtggaggggagatgggaccgggagaggtggaggggagcgTGGGGAGATGTGAccgggggaggtggaggggagcatggggaggtggagggggagagggttgAGAGTTGTTAGTACCATCATGGTGAACACACAGGGACTTCCATGGGTAAGAACACAACATCCTCCCATAAAAAAATGGATGCGTATAACGCTATAACACGCATGAAGACATTTTGGATAAGTTGCCATAGCGTACATTTCATGCCACTCCCAGGAGTCCATGTCGATGTAGTACATGTCGTTCAGGCGGTAATCCTGTTGCGAAAGAGTCAAGCCTTACTCATATGGAGGAAGAGCATCAAACATTTAGAACACAATATCCTTTATAATCTATGATGTAACAAGGCATAACAATATGTAAATCATATAAATTAACATCGTgaagacctaaatctctgtctaCAGGCCAGTGATATTGTTTTACATTAGACAGCATGACCATAAACTCAGCAGGAACTTGAGTAAACTCTATTTTCAAAGAACATTCCTACTTACCCTGTAACGCCCCCCAAACACGTAGCCTCGGTTGCCCACCTTGGCACAGGCATGCGCTGCCCGGGGAGAGGGGGCGTTGCCCTTTcgccaggagagagggagggaaaggagaggtgaAAATGGGGCTCCCACTGAGACAGCtgtacaaaatggcttccaacacAAAGTCGTAACGTGACCAGATTTATGGGAACGGCGTTACCTTGGTGACTGGCTGGCTCCAAGTGGACTTCTCCAGGTCTAAGATGTGAATGTGGTTGTTCCAGCCCCGCCCCGGATTATCTCCCTGTTACAACACACAGTGaaggggttgtgttcattaggccaTGCAACAGAAAACATTTTTCTACAAAACACTAAAATTGGCAactcttattggacaagtccaggttgtccctccctgtttcagtccattttcttccgttgggtgcctaatgaacacgaccaaGGATTTACCCTTACTGACGAGTCCCTTTGCTGAAGACTAATAGACTAAACAGACCATTGTTTTCATACTGCCATTAAAAAGCAGCTGCAGAGTTGTAGAATTAATTGACCATACCATGAATGAAGTTTCATCATATTCAAATGTCCCTCTGTGAGCTCCTTGTGCCATATAGCCGTAGCCCCCGAAGAATACTAGCCTGTCGACACACAGAGCAGTTCATTGAGAAACATTAATCAAAATAAACATCTCTTTCTTTAGAGGCAATATGTAATGGCGCAATGAGTTAGACCTATAATCTAACTCACTGCCTGCCAATGGGCCACCTCACCGGTTCTATAATCTAACTCACTGCCTGCCAATGGGCCACCTCACCGGTTCTATAATCTAACTCACTGCCTGCCAATGGGCCACCTCACCGGTTCTATAATCTAACTCACTGCCTGCCAATGGGCCACCTCACCGGTTCTATAATCTAACTCACTGCCTGCCAATGGGCCACCTCACCGGTTCTATAATCTAACTCACTGCCTGCCAATGGGCCACCTCACCGGTTCTATAATCTAACTCACTGCCTGCCAATGGGCCACCTCACCTGTTCTATAATCTAACTCACTGCCTGCCAATGGGCCACCTCACCGGTTCTATAATCTAACTCACTGCCTGCCAATGGGCCACCTCACCGGTTCTATAATCTAACTCACTGCCTGCCAATGGGCCACCTCACCGGTTCTATAATCTAACTCACTGCCTGCCAATGGGCCACCTCACCGGTTCTATAATCTAACTCACTGCCTGCCAATGGGCCACCTCACCTGTTCTATAATCTAACTCACTGCCTGCCAATGGGCCACCTCACCGGTTCTATAATCTAACTCACTGCCTGCCAATGGGCCACCTCACCGGTTCTATAATCTAACTCACTGCCTGCCAATGGGCCACCTCACCTGTTCTATAATCTAACTCACTGCCTGCCAATGGGCCAACTCACCGGCCTGCCAATGGGCCAACTCACCGGTTCTATAATCTAACTCACTGCCTGCCAATGGGCCACCTCACCGGTTCTATAATCTAACTCACTGCCTGCCAATGGGCCACCTCACCGGTTCTATAATCTAACTCACTGCCTGCCAATGGGCCACCTCACCGGTTCTATAATCTAGCTCACTGCCTGCCAATGGGCCACCTCACCGGTTCTATAATCTAACTCACTGCCTGCCAATGGGCCACCTCACCGGTTCTATAATCTAACTCACTGCCTGCCAATGGGCCACCTCACCTGTTCTTGTGGACCCAGCAGCCTAGTTTGTCCTTGCAGGACGGGGCCAGGCCCTTGAGATCCTTCATCTCCTCCCAGCAGAGGGCCGGTGTTCGGAGGGGGAGCCGGAAGACCTGAAGGCCACGGAGCAGAACAGGGACAACGTTGCGATGGTATGAAATCAAAAAAAGGTATATCATCATAAGTTTCGTAACAGACATTAACATTTAAATGGTTTGGTGGAAAACAGGCTTCTGAGGTGAGatgtagataaataaataaatcatgccGTGGTGAATTAACATCCGATGCTGAAAGTGGGGATTTTAACCAAAAAATGATTGAAAACATAGTTCTTAGCATGCAGCACATAAAATATTTTTGTAAACACAGTTTCTGAAAAGGGAGGGACTGGACACAACCTTAGGTGCCAAGATTCTACAAGACATAACAGAGTCCACGTACATGCACACACGGTATATTCTCACCCGGTCAGTGTTTCCCCTGGCATGGTGGCCTCCAAACAGATAGAGGACGCCATCCACACACACTCCACAGCTGCCAGACATGGAGGTATGCAGGTTACCCGCAGTCATCTGCTTCTTCCTGCAAATACACAGTAGAtataagggctctggtcaaaagtagggcactatatagggagccatATCATTTGAGACATGCTAGACACTAacaaaagtatatttaaaaatcATTATTACCATCGTTCTGTCTCCATGTTGTAGATCCAGATTTCATTCCTTGGCAAGTATAAGTCAAAGAAGCCAGTGGTCTGGGAATTCTAATGACAAGACAAACGAGGGAAGTCAATGGAATTACATCATCTGTAAACATGTTGCCTGGGAGTTCGGCTGTGTTGTATCTGGCAAAGTGGACTGTGGCAAATGGTATTCATAGGTCAAAGTTGACAACAAATCTTCCAATAAAAACTATAATTGATTGAAGACTCATTGATCATTGTTTCAATCATTGATTAAAATGGTATAGTTCCAAATTCAATTTAGATACACTATCATATAAACAAAAGTCTATTCAGAATGCCTGTCATACTTGCTTACCTTATATCCTCCCCAAACGTACATGTAGTGTCCATCCACCGCTGCTATGTGGCCACTCCGCTCAGCTGGCTGCTCCAACTCAAAGGACTCTGCTTCTGTGTCCAGAACAACTACATCCTCATCATCGAGTTCATCAGCCTCATCCACCACCCAGTCAaattctccctcctcttcatccctctccaaCTCCTCATCTTCCTCAACAGGCAAGGGGTCAGGAATGTCCTCCTCCATTTCTGCCATGATCACCTGGATGGGAGAAGAGAGCTACATAGTTTTGCATACACAGGGATTCAGAGTAGAGGAGTATGAGGGGTATTGGAACAATACAGACATTCTTCCCA
It encodes the following:
- the LOC139375404 gene encoding kelch domain-containing protein 2-like; this translates as MAEMEEDIPDPLPVEEDEELERDEEEGEFDWVVDEADELDDEDVVVLDTEAESFELEQPAERSGHIAAVDGHYMYVWGGYKNSQTTGFFDLYLPRNEIWIYNMETERWKKQMTAGNLHTSMSGSCGVCVDGVLYLFGGHHARGNTDRVFRLPLRTPALCWEEMKDLKGLAPSCKDKLGCWVHKNRLVFFGGYGYMAQGAHRGTFEYDETSFMGDNPGRGWNNHIHILDLEKSTWSQPVTKGNAPSPRAAHACAKVGNRGYVFGGRYRDYRLNDMYYIDMDSWEWHEMSVPQQGPVGRSWHSLTPVSPDHIFLFGGFTTSRETLSDAWLYCVSKNEWQQFKHNHTESPRLWHTACSGPGGEVFVFGGCANNLLSHQRAAHSKELLVFTVQPKSLVRFCMEAALQHRELLSGSWDCLPKHLLHTLKQRMGGINALGS